A section of the Arcobacter roscoffensis genome encodes:
- the modB gene encoding molybdate ABC transporter permease subunit, with protein sequence MFELLSSIELTPFYISFKLAFITTVILFILALPLSWWLSQSNSKVKPFIEALTALPIVLPPSVIGFYILWSLSSNSYIGAFFEETFGIQLVFNFTGLVIASCFYSLPFMVQPLQSGFENLNKNMLEASYISGKSKLTTLFKVALPNIKPSLLTALIVTFAHTVGEFGVVLMIGGSIPGETKVASVAIYEFVEILDYDMAHVYSAIMLVLSFVVLLGVYIFNNKQKKSFI encoded by the coding sequence ATGTTTGAATTACTATCAAGTATAGAATTAACACCTTTTTATATCTCTTTTAAACTAGCATTTATTACAACTGTTATTTTGTTTATACTTGCTCTGCCCTTATCATGGTGGCTTAGTCAAAGTAACTCTAAGGTAAAACCTTTTATTGAAGCATTAACAGCCTTGCCAATTGTTTTACCACCTTCTGTTATTGGCTTTTATATACTTTGGAGTTTATCAAGCAATTCATATATAGGAGCTTTCTTTGAAGAGACTTTTGGAATACAGCTTGTATTTAATTTTACAGGCTTAGTAATAGCTAGTTGTTTTTATAGCCTACCTTTTATGGTTCAACCCCTACAAAGTGGTTTTGAAAACCTAAATAAAAATATGTTAGAAGCAAGTTATATAAGTGGTAAAAGTAAACTAACTACCCTATTTAAAGTAGCCCTACCAAATATCAAACCCTCACTTCTAACAGCTCTTATAGTAACATTTGCCCACACAGTTGGAGAGTTTGGTGTGGTTTTGATGATAGGAGGAAGCATACCAGGTGAAACTAAGGTTGCATCTGTGGCTATATATGAGTTTGTAGAAATCTTAGATTATGATATGGCTCATGTATATAGTGCTATTATGTTAGTTCTTAGTTTTGTAGTGCTTTTAGGGGTATATATATTTAACAATAAGCAAAAAAAGAGTTTTATATGA
- a CDS encoding TOBE domain-containing protein, which produces MLKAVVKSIQKEEIIHLVEFNFHGNTLKMLSLELDDSIKVGTKVALCIKSTHITLAKKFSGELSCSNQIKAKIQSVENGKLLSSVRLNLSGDIQEAIITSSASLKMGLKKDDEVIVLIKASEISIKEVL; this is translated from the coding sequence ATGTTAAAAGCAGTAGTAAAAAGTATACAAAAGGAAGAAATTATACATCTTGTAGAATTTAATTTTCATGGAAATACTTTAAAAATGCTAAGTTTAGAACTAGATGATAGTATCAAAGTAGGAACAAAAGTAGCCTTATGTATTAAATCAACTCACATAACTTTAGCAAAAAAGTTCTCAGGAGAGCTTAGCTGTAGTAATCAAATAAAAGCAAAAATACAATCAGTTGAAAATGGAAAGCTATTAAGTTCAGTTCGTTTAAACCTAAGTGGAGATATTCAAGAAGCTATTATAACAAGTAGTGCATCTTTGAAGATGGGATTAAAAAAAGATGATGAAGTAATAGTCTTAATAAAAGCAAGTGAAATATCAATAAAAGAGGTCTTATAA
- a CDS encoding ABC transporter ATP-binding protein translates to MIKIDIQKSLHGQIGDINLDVNLQIQKGDFIALTGKSGSGKTTLLRILAGLESANGNIEVNSVTWLDDKTNLAVQKRDIGFVFQDYALFENMSVLQNLLYVKKDKDLAFKLLELCDLKNLINRYPNSLSGGQKQRLSICRAMMNKPKLLLLDEPLSALDPKMRNSLQDEILSLHKEFNTTTIMVSHEPREIYKLSNRVILLENGEVLNDGKPKDVLLKTQGSQKFSFEGEILDIIKIDVVNIAIISIGQQLVEVVLSNQELQGLKIGSKINVGTKAFAPVVK, encoded by the coding sequence ATGATTAAAATTGATATTCAAAAAAGTCTTCATGGACAAATAGGTGACATAAACCTAGACGTAAACTTGCAGATACAAAAAGGTGATTTTATTGCTCTTACTGGTAAAAGTGGTAGTGGTAAAACAACTTTACTTAGAATACTTGCAGGTTTAGAGAGTGCAAATGGCAATATTGAAGTAAATAGCGTTACATGGCTAGATGATAAAACTAATTTAGCAGTTCAAAAAAGAGATATTGGTTTTGTTTTTCAAGACTATGCCCTATTTGAAAATATGAGTGTTTTACAAAATCTACTTTATGTAAAAAAAGATAAAGATTTAGCTTTTAAACTACTTGAACTATGTGATTTAAAAAATCTTATTAATAGATACCCAAATAGCTTAAGTGGAGGTCAAAAGCAAAGACTTAGTATCTGTAGAGCTATGATGAATAAACCAAAGCTTTTATTACTTGATGAACCCCTATCCGCGCTTGATCCAAAAATGAGAAATAGTTTACAAGATGAAATTTTAAGCCTTCATAAAGAGTTTAATACTACAACTATTATGGTTAGTCATGAACCAAGGGAAATATATAAACTAAGTAATAGAGTGATTTTACTTGAAAATGGTGAAGTTTTAAATGATGGAAAACCTAAAGATGTACTATTAAAAACTCAAGGTTCTCAAAAATTCTCTTTTGAGGGAGAAATACTTGATATTATAAAAATTGATGTAGTGAATATTGCTATTATAAGTATAGGGCAACAACTTGTTGAGGTAGTTTTAAGTAATCAAGAGCTTCAAGGTCTAAAAATTGGCTCAAAAATAAATGTAGGAACAAAAGCTTTTGCTCCCGTAGTAAAATAG
- a CDS encoding response regulator transcription factor, translated as MIDYILLEKYSKDINVLFVEDDEFIRKETKELLEDIFQKNITIAVDGKDGFEKYMNYYNENKKYFDLVITDIKMPNMDGIELTKLIYNQHENQSLIVLSAHNESEYLMQLINLGISQFILKPIDFDNFVEVIYKVSKDIYLDDKSAQSDILENPMLKLSKSLTWDKQNKQLLNNEELVKLTKKEYLLFDLLLKVPEKTCTNEEILSYLWQDDDDKSPDITNLKNIISRLRKKVPELRIENIYSLGYRINTLP; from the coding sequence ATGATTGATTATATACTTTTAGAAAAATATTCAAAAGACATAAATGTATTATTTGTTGAAGATGACGAGTTTATCAGAAAAGAAACAAAAGAGTTACTAGAAGATATTTTTCAAAAAAATATTACTATTGCAGTTGATGGTAAAGACGGTTTTGAAAAATATATGAATTACTATAATGAAAATAAAAAATATTTTGATTTGGTAATTACAGATATAAAGATGCCTAATATGGACGGTATTGAGTTAACAAAACTTATTTATAATCAACATGAAAATCAATCTTTGATTGTATTATCTGCTCATAATGAGTCAGAATATCTAATGCAACTTATAAACTTAGGAATTTCCCAGTTTATTTTAAAACCTATAGATTTTGATAATTTTGTGGAAGTTATTTATAAAGTTTCAAAAGATATTTATTTAGATGATAAGTCAGCTCAATCTGATATTTTAGAAAACCCAATGTTAAAACTATCTAAGAGTTTAACATGGGATAAACAAAATAAACAACTATTAAATAATGAAGAACTTGTAAAACTTACAAAAAAAGAGTATCTACTTTTTGATTTATTATTGAAAGTGCCTGAAAAAACTTGCACTAATGAAGAAATACTAAGCTATTTATGGCAAGATGACGATGATAAGTCACCTGATATTACAAATTTAAAAAATATAATCTCAAGACTAAGAAAAAAAGTTCCTGAGCTTAGAATCGAAAATATTTATAGTTTAGGGTATAGAATAAATACTCTACCATAA